The region TTGCTATGATTCTTACTTCCTGGGCCTGAAGCACCAGTCCAAATAAAAAAACAGTGATATATAATGGAAGTTTAATAGCTATCATAATTTAAAGTGTTTTCTCTAGAAATTTTTAAAAAGCCAATATTTTTCAGACCACCATTTTTTTATATGCCCCCAATGATCTGGTGTTTTTAAATCTACCTTTTCATTGGAAGAGGTATAAAAATGTCCTTTCGCAGGTATTGCTTTTCCCTCCCCAGATTCTATAAAATATTCACCTTCGGCATTGAAGGTTTTGTTGGATTCCTTATTTCCTATTTTCCTGCCTATATTATGGGCTACGATTTTAGCCTGACTACGTGCAAAAATCCCGAGTTTTGGTAAGGAAGTTCCAGATTCGAGGGTTAAATCTACGATGTCTCCTATCGCATATACATTGGGATACGCTGTTTCCATGTTGAGTTCGTCAACCTCAATCCAACCAGATTTTCCTGCCAAATTGCTTTTTCTGATAACAGCAGGACTCAGGTGTTCAGGCGTAAAAGCCAATAAATCAAAACTGTAGTTTTCAAAGTCGTCAAATTCCAGGGAATTTTTTGTAGCAGAAGTGATTTGATGTGAACTAAAGTATTTAATCCCCTTCTTCATCAGTAAAGATTTCAATTCACTTGAAGCTTCCTCTCCTGCAAATTCCATAGGTTCTTTTTCGGGTGTATAGATTGAAATCTCGGTTTTATTGCTTAAGCC is a window of Salegentibacter salegens DNA encoding:
- a CDS encoding NAD(P)/FAD-dependent oxidoreductase, whose protein sequence is MKTVLILGAGIGGIEIARELSINSGNEDNIHLLKIIVFEKEEQSVFSPSLPWLMVGKRKSDQIYKSTKNIEASGLEVVKGEIEIVDPENISVTVKDEEYKGDYMVVSLGVEQQAKYKLDEYGYNFFQLKGAEGFYAELERFTGGKIAVLIASLPYKSPAAPYEAAMLIQDYISNKGLSNKTEISIYTPEKEPMEFAGEEASSELKSLLMKKGIKYFSSHQITSATKNSLEFDDFENYSFDLLAFTPEHLSPAVIRKSNLAGKSGWIEVDELNMETAYPNVYAIGDIVDLTLESGTSLPKLGIFARSQAKIVAHNIGRKIGNKESNKTFNAEGEYFIESGEGKAIPAKGHFYTSSNEKVDLKTPDHWGHIKKWWSEKYWLFKNF